The Dermacentor albipictus isolate Rhodes 1998 colony chromosome 2, USDA_Dalb.pri_finalv2, whole genome shotgun sequence genome has a segment encoding these proteins:
- the LOC135912539 gene encoding uncharacterized protein gives MKTTVACAALLVVLGMFAEMSGAALTTDPECHRLRTKVEKVRPYCVFLCHMPEGYIKMGMEEDGTPCRFFVHEGVCKNGLCLLDKPRKDRPAKDDGGDAKEGGAVTPKVDENTD, from the exons ATGAAGACGACAGTAGCCTGCGCCGCTCTGCTCGTTGTTTTGG GCATGTTTGCAGAGATGAGCGGGGCCGCGTTGACAACGGACCCAGAGTGCCACAGACTGCGAACAAAAGTG GAAAAAGTGCGCCCGTACTGCGTCTTCCTGTGCCACATGCCAGAAGGGTACATCAAGATGGGCATGGAGGAGGACGGCACCCCTTGCAGG TTCTTCGTGCATGAAGGCGTGTGCAAGAACGGTCTGTGCCTCCTGGACAAACCCAGAAAAGATCGCCCGGCGAAAGACGACGGCGGAGACGCGAAGGAGGGCGGCGCCGTGACTCCCAAGGTCGACGAGAACACCGATTGA